The following proteins are co-located in the Trichocoleus sp. FACHB-46 genome:
- a CDS encoding LapA family protein, whose product MPVIRLLLLLLILVALAAFTLQNWVSQLPLVFLGKQTLLLPLSVWVLGAIAAGALTTLLLTGLFQLSNTLAVKKMRSRVATASRLETEAAASRSSWDSSSRSASNQTSYTSPTADRFTDETDFGDEEEEADPVDRSDYSSGDQRDRTSYEVPQEPTSSYRSGSSYSYSYKEPNTSGVGRSESVYDADYRVIIPPPQPLEETEDDYGFEDEDFEDETPRDVERRDWAERPDRQDRGDSQNDDWGDQTWRDKGWGDRSKSDW is encoded by the coding sequence ATGCCTGTGATCCGCCTCTTACTACTGCTATTGATTTTAGTAGCGTTAGCTGCATTTACCCTGCAAAACTGGGTATCTCAACTGCCGCTGGTGTTTCTCGGCAAGCAGACCTTGCTATTACCCCTCTCAGTCTGGGTTTTAGGCGCGATCGCGGCTGGAGCACTTACGACCCTGCTCCTAACGGGGCTTTTCCAGTTGTCCAACACTTTAGCTGTCAAGAAAATGCGATCGCGGGTCGCTACTGCTTCGCGGCTAGAAACAGAAGCCGCTGCCTCCCGTTCCAGTTGGGATAGCAGCAGTCGCTCAGCTAGCAATCAAACTAGCTACACCAGTCCCACAGCAGATCGCTTTACTGATGAAACAGACTTTGGGGACGAAGAAGAGGAAGCAGATCCAGTAGACCGCTCTGACTACAGTTCCGGCGATCAGCGCGATCGCACAAGCTACGAAGTGCCCCAAGAACCAACCTCTAGTTATCGCTCTGGATCATCCTACTCCTATAGCTACAAAGAGCCAAACACCTCTGGCGTAGGCCGATCTGAATCTGTCTATGATGCTGATTACCGAGTCATTATTCCACCGCCCCAACCGCTGGAAGAGACAGAAGATGACTACGGCTTTGAAGATGAAGATTTTGAGGATGAAACGCCTCGTGATGTTGAACGCCGTGACTGGGCAGAGCGTCCCGACAGGCAAGACCGGGGAGACTCCCAAAACGATGATTGGGGGGATCAAACCTGGCGAGACAAAGGTTGGGGCGATCGCTCAAAGTCTGATTGGTAG
- a CDS encoding flavin prenyltransferase UbiX gives MSNPVASALPRPLILGVSGASGLIYAVRALKFLLSADYAIELVASKATYMVWQAEQDIRMPAEPLQQEQFWRQQAGVLTGGQLTCHSAGDVGANIASGSFRTLGMLVMPCSMSTVAKLAGGLSSDLLERAADVQLKEGRKLVVVPRETPLSLIHLRNLTTLAEAGARIVPAIPAWYHQPQTIEDLVDFVVARALDQFELDCVPLKRWEGH, from the coding sequence GTGTCTAATCCTGTGGCTTCAGCCCTACCTCGGCCTCTGATTCTCGGCGTGTCAGGGGCATCGGGTCTCATTTATGCCGTGCGGGCACTCAAGTTTCTCTTGAGCGCAGATTATGCCATTGAACTGGTAGCCTCTAAAGCTACCTACATGGTTTGGCAAGCCGAGCAAGACATCCGGATGCCAGCCGAACCTTTGCAACAAGAACAGTTCTGGCGGCAGCAAGCGGGGGTTTTAACAGGTGGTCAACTGACTTGTCACTCAGCGGGCGATGTGGGAGCTAACATTGCCAGCGGCTCTTTTCGCACCTTAGGGATGTTGGTGATGCCTTGCAGTATGAGTACTGTCGCCAAATTAGCTGGGGGGTTGAGTTCGGATTTGTTAGAACGAGCTGCTGATGTCCAGCTCAAAGAAGGCCGCAAATTGGTGGTAGTTCCTCGCGAAACTCCCCTAAGCTTAATTCACCTCCGCAACTTGACCACTTTAGCTGAGGCAGGCGCTAGGATTGTCCCAGCTATCCCCGCTTGGTATCACCAGCCTCAAACGATCGAAGATTTAGTGGATTTTGTGGTGGCTCGCGCCCTAGATCAGTTTGAGCTGGATTGCGTACCGCTAAAGCGCTGGGAAGGGCACTGA